A section of the Flavobacterium ardleyense genome encodes:
- a CDS encoding LpxL/LpxP family acyltransferase: MGYRKSVVRHNLKLAFPEKSEAERLIIEKKSYHHLCDIFMEMIKTMRNADKEIQERFKFVKV; this comes from the coding sequence ATTGGGTACAGAAAATCTGTCGTTCGACATAATTTAAAACTAGCTTTTCCAGAAAAATCAGAAGCGGAAAGATTAATTATCGAAAAGAAATCTTACCATCACCTGTGCGATATTTTTATGGAAATGATAAAAACGATGAGGAATGCTGATAAAGAGATTCAAGAAAGATTCAAATTTGTCAAAGTATGA
- a CDS encoding ATP-binding protein, with translation MNNIENVSIKIQTGVYGQFRNLNNTAWYALGEYVDNAVQSFENNKSRLLEANDNNYQFEVRINIDKENDIIEIYDNAAGIDIDNFQRAFEPANIPIDNTGLHEFGMGMKTASIWLADFWSVRTAALDEDEERLVEFDLKKVLKEEKELLEVVNVKKDMTTHFTLLTLTQLSKNAPSNHQIDKIKRHLLSIYRKFIRKGDMKLFINNEELIYEEPEILKAPFYNSPNDEPIEWKKEINFSTGKYKVNGFIALLSTMSTNKVNGISLFRRGRVIEGSHDEKYRPKALCGQVGSPRYKRIFGELELEGFAVSFNKGSFQEQDDLEALMEALKTEISSKDFDLYNQAEKFIKPKSIEDNKTVGKNILNTIKKTYDRENLKTQLDNSIKQIENKVLEANNEIFYKKAETIDSHEDIIELKGEKYKLILELITEAKISDLYSISTIEDELFTQKIIYKINLAHPFFTRFEKLKKEEDYQPILLIIRSLVLAEIIAPSQGTKGAGNVRLNFNSFIKNL, from the coding sequence ATGAATAATATAGAAAATGTATCAATTAAAATCCAAACAGGTGTATATGGTCAGTTCCGTAATTTAAACAATACGGCATGGTATGCCTTGGGTGAGTATGTTGATAATGCAGTTCAAAGTTTCGAAAATAATAAATCAAGATTATTAGAAGCCAATGATAATAATTATCAATTTGAGGTTAGAATTAATATTGATAAGGAAAATGATATTATTGAAATATATGATAATGCAGCAGGTATTGATATAGATAATTTTCAAAGAGCATTTGAACCAGCTAATATTCCTATTGATAATACTGGTTTACATGAATTTGGTATGGGTATGAAAACTGCTTCAATTTGGTTAGCAGATTTTTGGTCGGTTAGAACGGCAGCACTTGACGAAGATGAAGAAAGGTTGGTTGAATTTGATTTGAAAAAAGTATTAAAAGAGGAAAAAGAATTATTAGAAGTTGTAAATGTAAAGAAAGATATGACAACTCATTTCACACTTTTGACATTAACACAACTTTCAAAAAACGCACCTTCCAATCATCAGATTGATAAAATAAAAAGACATTTATTAAGTATTTACAGAAAGTTTATTAGAAAAGGTGATATGAAACTTTTTATTAATAATGAGGAGTTAATTTATGAAGAGCCTGAGATACTAAAAGCTCCTTTTTATAACAGCCCAAATGATGAGCCAATTGAATGGAAAAAAGAAATTAACTTTTCTACTGGCAAATATAAAGTAAATGGATTCATAGCTTTACTTAGTACAATGAGTACGAATAAAGTAAATGGGATCTCTCTTTTTAGACGTGGTAGAGTTATTGAAGGTAGTCATGATGAAAAATATAGGCCTAAAGCACTTTGTGGTCAAGTAGGTTCTCCAAGATATAAAAGAATTTTTGGGGAATTAGAATTAGAAGGATTTGCAGTTAGTTTTAATAAAGGTAGTTTCCAAGAACAAGATGATTTAGAGGCTTTAATGGAAGCACTAAAAACAGAAATATCTAGTAAAGATTTTGACTTATATAATCAAGCTGAAAAGTTTATAAAACCAAAATCAATTGAAGACAATAAGACTGTTGGAAAAAATATTTTAAACACCATTAAGAAAACTTATGACAGAGAAAATCTTAAAACTCAATTAGACAATTCAATAAAACAAATTGAGAACAAAGTTTTAGAGGCCAACAATGAGATCTTTTATAAAAAAGCCGAAACTATTGATTCGCATGAAGATATTATTGAACTGAAAGGTGAAAAATATAAACTTATTCTTGAATTAATTACGGAAGCAAAAATTTCAGATTTGTATTCAATAAGTACCATTGAAGATGAGTTGTTTACGCAAAAAATAATATATAAAATTAATCTAGCTCATCCTTTTTTTACAAGATTTGAAAAATTAAAAAAAGAAGAAGACTATCAGCCAATATTACTAATAATCAGGTCTCTGGTATTAGCAGAAATAATTGCTCCTTCTCAAGGAACTAAAGGAGCAGGTAATGTTAGATTGAATTTTAATTCATTTATTAAAAACCTTTAG
- a CDS encoding TonB-dependent receptor plug domain-containing protein has translation MKNFKFLMVAVVVAASSYAQEIEKDSTSTHSLKEVIVIGQKATLDKKQYKSLGTVEEYLENSPKINMIKRGGYAWEPLINNMPSERTLITIDGMRIFAACTDKMDPITSYVEISNLSEASIVSGQQGAVHGSTIGGGIDLKRQRGTFKDSGWKGSAQAGFETNNKQKIGGLATQYSDSTFYFDAAFMARDAENYYAGDRKEVLYSQYGKYNVSGNLGFLLNRNSVLEASIIYDRATNVGYPALPMDVSLAEALITSATYKIMPTELWYSKWDTKIYFNKITHIMDDSKRPDVPIRMDMPGWSTTYGFYSTIERHQNKHHLTADINGFLNQSRAKMTMYPNDPNENAMFMLTWPDVQTRYVALQLKDHLVISDNSDLEISASLGAHTNEVTDLFGLQSLQIIYPEMEASHTRLLKSLAVNFNYSNSGLGYGLGLGYGERAASVSEGYGFYLFNSFDRYDYIGNPTLKNEQSLEFNFFSSFKTENTKVQLSGSYFNIRNYIVGIPKPSFLPMTIGADGVKVYSALNYAVIASADITFEQKLTETFTFSAQATYSQGQDDNGGNLPFISPLQYKTALKYYRNQTSAEISFRGNAAQTAFNSFYGEDRTASYGVFDMALAKSFTYEKTNLTAKIGVENILDSHYSTYTDWNNIPRMGRNIFVSLKFSL, from the coding sequence ATGAAAAACTTTAAATTTTTGATGGTAGCTGTAGTAGTTGCAGCGTCATCTTATGCACAAGAAATTGAAAAAGACAGTACTTCGACCCATAGTTTAAAAGAGGTGATTGTGATTGGTCAAAAAGCAACTCTTGATAAGAAACAGTATAAATCTCTTGGTACGGTTGAGGAATATCTGGAAAATTCTCCAAAGATAAATATGATAAAAAGAGGTGGTTACGCTTGGGAACCACTTATAAATAATATGCCATCAGAAAGAACTTTGATTACAATTGATGGAATGCGAATTTTTGCTGCTTGTACCGATAAAATGGATCCCATAACAAGTTATGTTGAAATATCTAATTTGTCCGAAGCATCGATTGTTTCGGGACAACAAGGCGCTGTTCACGGCTCCACGATTGGCGGCGGAATAGATTTGAAAAGACAGCGAGGAACATTTAAGGATTCTGGTTGGAAAGGATCTGCTCAGGCAGGTTTCGAGACAAATAATAAACAGAAAATTGGCGGCCTTGCTACACAATATTCAGACAGTACCTTTTATTTTGATGCAGCCTTTATGGCACGAGATGCCGAAAATTACTATGCTGGAGATCGCAAAGAGGTTTTGTATAGTCAATATGGCAAGTACAACGTTTCGGGAAATCTTGGTTTTTTGTTAAATCGCAATTCGGTTTTGGAAGCTTCTATTATTTATGATCGAGCGACAAATGTAGGATATCCTGCCTTGCCAATGGATGTATCTCTAGCCGAAGCATTGATTACATCAGCTACCTATAAAATTATGCCGACAGAATTGTGGTATTCTAAATGGGATACTAAGATCTACTTTAACAAAATAACACATATCATGGACGATAGCAAACGTCCTGACGTTCCAATACGCATGGATATGCCTGGTTGGTCTACAACTTACGGATTTTATTCAACTATCGAGAGACATCAAAACAAACATCACCTTACTGCAGATATCAATGGGTTTCTAAATCAGTCGCGGGCAAAAATGACGATGTATCCAAATGATCCAAATGAGAACGCGATGTTTATGCTTACTTGGCCCGATGTTCAGACAAGATACGTGGCGCTACAATTGAAGGATCATCTAGTTATATCTGATAATTCAGATCTCGAAATTTCGGCAAGTTTGGGTGCGCATACCAATGAGGTGACGGATCTATTTGGACTACAAAGTCTGCAGATTATCTATCCAGAAATGGAAGCTAGCCACACAAGATTACTAAAAAGTTTAGCGGTAAATTTTAATTATAGTAATTCAGGATTAGGATATGGACTAGGTTTAGGATATGGCGAACGTGCCGCTTCAGTTTCGGAAGGATATGGATTTTATCTTTTTAATAGTTTTGACCGTTATGATTATATCGGAAACCCTACACTTAAAAATGAGCAATCATTGGAATTCAACTTCTTTTCGTCCTTTAAAACAGAAAATACTAAGGTGCAACTAAGCGGATCGTATTTTAATATTCGAAATTATATCGTTGGTATTCCGAAGCCATCATTTCTGCCAATGACTATTGGCGCTGATGGTGTAAAAGTATATTCGGCACTTAATTATGCGGTAATCGCATCGGCCGACATTACTTTTGAGCAGAAACTAACTGAAACTTTTACCTTTTCGGCGCAAGCTACTTACAGTCAAGGGCAAGATGATAATGGCGGCAACTTGCCATTTATTAGTCCATTACAATATAAGACTGCCCTAAAATACTATCGAAATCAAACAAGTGCCGAAATTTCTTTTCGAGGGAATGCTGCACAAACGGCATTCAATTCCTTTTATGGGGAAGATCGCACTGCTTCTTATGGCGTTTTTGATATGGCTTTGGCAAAATCATTTACCTATGAAAAAACAAATTTGACCGCAAAAATTGGGGTTGAAAATATTTTGGATAGTCACTATTCTACTTATACCGATTGGAACAATATTCCAAGAATGGGTAGAAATATATTTGTAAGTTTAAAATTTAGCCTCTAA
- a CDS encoding Z1 domain-containing protein: MSEEIIVIKSNEAKLNVVKGPRTIDLIDRLTQLDREEKETLLNESESILTNCIDPVETIGSTTGIAVGYVQSGKTMSFTTLTALAIDNGFRIIIYFAGIKINLLEQTTNRLKKDLLTDSSNSRFFKVYPSPAIKDNVHLKIKSALLLNHKPAILITVLKHYKHISELTKIFETFEVKGALGNNGVMIIDDEADQASLNTYGRKNSKSEDWEEDEFSSTYSSILNLRAAIPNHSYIQYTATPQGPLLINIMDLLSPKFHKVLTPGKSYTGGKTFFIENTDLIITIPESEVYHHKKNQLTECPQSLINALQIFLCGVAITVNIQGKEKFLSMLVHADSLKDVSRQFYDWVKMLKDSWEDRLQLPDGDPSKKELIEQFKDNYTEAVRRIENPPAFKDVMSEILQVILDTNIEIVIAGSKEIDWSNSSAHILVGADMLNRGYTVEGLMVSYMPRYSIGKSNADTIQQRCRFFGYKKNFIDSCRVFLPNESILEYREYVEHEEIFRTNLKEHSLEEYEQLLILSGNVNPTRNNILSVDLIKHKLSGWRQLNALQHLDENIIFIEDFIANNTFVNFEDFGTPDRRHRYIKIEVDKAIEFFKNFKIANMPDALRKSSTIQYLRYLADIKEVSHIYIFEMAFEVSGGRKRSLVSDGDKFKINNIFSGRALSGSDKYPGDKGIKFDDSICIQIHRVRLKHDSMQWDNKLVYTFGIYYPEDFSHSFVGINK, translated from the coding sequence ATGTCAGAAGAAATAATTGTAATCAAAAGTAACGAAGCTAAACTAAATGTAGTTAAAGGTCCACGAACTATAGATCTAATTGATAGATTAACACAACTAGACCGTGAAGAAAAAGAAACGTTGTTAAATGAATCAGAAAGCATATTAACCAATTGTATTGATCCAGTTGAAACAATAGGGAGCACAACGGGAATTGCTGTTGGATATGTTCAAAGTGGTAAAACAATGTCATTTACAACGCTAACAGCTTTGGCAATTGACAATGGCTTTCGAATTATAATTTATTTTGCAGGTATTAAAATTAATTTATTAGAACAAACTACAAATCGTTTAAAGAAAGACCTTTTAACAGATTCTAGTAATAGTAGGTTTTTTAAAGTATATCCAAGTCCAGCCATTAAAGACAATGTTCATTTAAAAATCAAAAGTGCATTATTATTGAACCATAAACCGGCAATTCTAATTACAGTTTTAAAACACTACAAGCATATTTCAGAGCTAACTAAAATCTTCGAAACTTTTGAGGTAAAAGGTGCACTCGGAAATAATGGAGTAATGATTATTGATGATGAGGCTGACCAAGCAAGTTTAAATACTTATGGTAGAAAAAATAGTAAAAGCGAAGATTGGGAAGAAGATGAATTTAGTTCAACCTATTCAAGTATTTTAAATTTAAGAGCTGCTATTCCAAATCATTCTTATATTCAATATACAGCTACTCCACAAGGTCCACTACTGATTAATATCATGGATTTACTTTCGCCAAAATTTCACAAGGTCTTAACGCCAGGTAAATCATATACTGGAGGTAAAACTTTTTTTATTGAAAATACGGATTTAATTATTACCATCCCTGAGAGTGAAGTTTATCATCATAAAAAAAACCAACTTACTGAATGTCCTCAAAGTTTGATTAATGCGTTGCAAATTTTCTTATGTGGTGTAGCAATTACAGTAAATATTCAAGGTAAAGAGAAATTTTTGTCAATGTTAGTTCATGCTGATAGCTTAAAGGATGTTAGTAGACAATTTTATGATTGGGTAAAAATGCTTAAAGACAGTTGGGAAGATCGTTTGCAGTTACCCGATGGTGACCCTAGTAAAAAAGAACTTATAGAACAATTTAAAGATAATTATACAGAAGCTGTAAGAAGAATTGAAAATCCACCTGCTTTTAAAGATGTAATGTCCGAAATTTTGCAAGTTATACTTGATACAAATATTGAAATAGTTATTGCTGGTTCAAAAGAGATTGATTGGAGTAATTCCTCTGCTCACATTTTAGTTGGTGCTGATATGTTAAATCGTGGTTACACCGTTGAAGGTTTAATGGTTTCATATATGCCTAGATATAGCATAGGTAAGTCTAATGCTGATACAATCCAGCAGCGTTGTCGTTTCTTTGGATATAAAAAGAACTTCATTGATAGCTGTAGAGTTTTTCTTCCTAATGAATCAATACTAGAATATAGAGAGTATGTTGAACACGAAGAGATTTTTAGAACAAATTTAAAGGAACATTCATTAGAAGAATATGAGCAACTTTTAATTTTAAGTGGAAATGTAAATCCTACCAGAAACAATATCTTATCTGTTGACCTGATAAAACATAAATTAAGTGGTTGGAGACAATTAAATGCCTTACAGCATCTTGATGAAAATATTATTTTTATTGAAGATTTTATTGCTAATAATACTTTTGTAAACTTTGAAGATTTTGGTACACCAGACAGGCGTCACAGATATATAAAAATTGAAGTAGACAAAGCAATAGAATTTTTTAAAAATTTCAAAATTGCAAACATGCCAGATGCACTTCGTAAATCATCCACAATTCAGTATCTTAGGTATTTAGCTGATATAAAAGAAGTAAGTCATATTTATATATTTGAGATGGCTTTTGAAGTATCTGGTGGTCGTAAAAGGAGTTTAGTATCTGATGGTGATAAATTTAAAATAAATAATATTTTCTCAGGTCGTGCATTATCAGGTAGTGACAAGTATCCTGGTGATAAGGGTATAAAGTTTGATGATTCAATTTGTATTCAAATTCATAGAGTCAGATTAAAGCATGATTCAATGCAATGGGATAATAAATTGGTATATACATTTGGTATTTATTATCCAGAAGATTTTTCCCACTCATTTGTTGGTATTAATAAGTAA
- a CDS encoding DMT family transporter: MLKKLLAKKFLVLFIIAITWGSSFILIKKTLPVFDPLQIGAFRAGISGLLLAFIGFPALRKMSRKDVFWIALSGFFGNFLVVFIFPFAQREVSSSLAGIINALDPIFTLLIGALLFGIRNKIIQYFGAIIGFAGALVLVLSSGDDSSSNHYFYIGILILGAALYAISALIIEKKLMHISSVDLASSIYTFWMLPSLLILAFSGFFTKIDFTQSQILESLGYLIFLTVISTTLVMFLFFKLVQDTSAVFASTISLLLPVVAVIWGILDGEKFTLWYALGGLLILIGVYFIRDKKQDNSLEH, translated from the coding sequence ATGCTCAAAAAACTCCTCGCCAAAAAATTCCTCGTTCTATTTATCATCGCCATCACGTGGGGCTCCTCTTTTATATTGATCAAAAAGACCTTGCCAGTTTTCGATCCATTGCAGATTGGGGCTTTTAGAGCCGGAATTTCAGGCTTACTTTTGGCTTTCATTGGCTTTCCGGCATTACGAAAAATGTCCAGAAAAGATGTGTTTTGGATAGCGCTTTCAGGTTTTTTTGGAAATTTCCTTGTGGTCTTCATTTTTCCCTTTGCGCAACGGGAAGTTAGCAGTTCATTAGCGGGAATAATCAACGCGCTCGATCCGATTTTTACATTGTTAATCGGCGCTTTACTTTTTGGAATCCGAAACAAAATAATTCAGTATTTCGGTGCAATCATTGGGTTTGCAGGGGCTTTGGTGCTGGTTTTGAGCTCTGGAGATGATAGCAGCTCCAATCATTATTTTTACATTGGCATTCTGATTCTCGGCGCCGCTTTGTACGCAATTTCGGCTCTAATAATCGAAAAAAAATTAATGCACATCTCATCTGTAGACCTTGCGAGTTCCATTTATACATTTTGGATGCTGCCATCGCTGCTTATTTTAGCGTTTTCAGGTTTCTTCACCAAAATTGATTTCACCCAATCTCAAATTCTAGAATCTCTGGGCTATCTAATTTTTCTTACCGTGATTAGCACCACACTGGTGATGTTTCTTTTTTTTAAACTCGTTCAAGATACATCGGCGGTTTTTGCCAGTACTATTTCGCTCTTACTTCCTGTGGTTGCAGTAATTTGGGGAATTCTTGACGGCGAAAAGTTCACACTTTGGTACGCTCTCGGCGGACTTCTTATCTTGATTGGCGTTTATTTTATCCGAGATAAAAAGCAAGATAACTCATTAGAACATTAG
- a CDS encoding DNA cytosine methyltransferase, whose amino-acid sequence MRELKFIDLFAGLGGFHLALQDLGHTCVFASELNSELRVLYEKNHNTKIEGDINLVDVNLIPSHDILCAGFPCQPFSKAGARLGLEDPRNGNLFYKILEILNRHKPEFVFLENVANLKGHDDGNTWKVIYDELSKLYEVSEATLSPHHFGIPQHRSRFYIVGRLREKGGLQDFLFPEKEEREDISIHDIVIPEDNDFMTFKETTKNHLAIWQEFLNNLKPEEVPRFPIWAMEFGADYPFEGKAPIKLHAKDLKNKRGSFGTLIKGNSFDDMLKCLPTYAQDGLKINQSEFPVWKKYYIRANREFYKKHKEWLDNWIPKILEFENSHQKFEWNCGDKGPLTINDKIVQFRPSGIRVKQPTYSPALVLTTTQIPIFPWLGRYMTRKEAAKLQCMEDLNELPPTVAKAFRALGNAVNVGVVKKIAINLIREYE is encoded by the coding sequence ATGAGAGAATTAAAATTTATTGATCTATTTGCTGGGTTAGGTGGTTTTCACTTGGCTTTACAAGATTTAGGTCATACATGTGTTTTTGCAAGTGAATTAAATAGTGAACTAAGAGTTTTATATGAAAAAAATCACAATACTAAAATTGAAGGTGATATTAATTTAGTTGATGTAAATCTTATTCCAAGTCATGATATACTTTGTGCTGGTTTTCCATGTCAACCATTTTCAAAAGCAGGTGCTCGATTAGGCTTAGAAGACCCAAGAAATGGAAATTTATTTTATAAAATATTAGAAATATTAAATCGTCATAAACCAGAATTTGTGTTTTTAGAAAATGTTGCAAATCTAAAAGGCCATGATGATGGTAATACTTGGAAAGTAATTTATGATGAATTGTCAAAATTATATGAAGTAAGTGAAGCAACTTTGTCACCACATCATTTTGGTATTCCGCAGCACCGTTCAAGATTTTATATAGTTGGTCGACTAAGAGAAAAAGGAGGTTTGCAAGACTTTTTATTTCCTGAGAAAGAAGAAAGAGAAGATATAAGTATTCATGATATTGTTATTCCAGAGGATAATGACTTTATGACATTCAAAGAAACTACTAAAAATCATTTAGCGATTTGGCAAGAATTTTTAAATAATCTAAAACCTGAAGAAGTACCTAGGTTCCCTATCTGGGCAATGGAATTTGGGGCAGATTATCCTTTTGAAGGAAAAGCACCTATAAAATTGCACGCTAAAGATTTAAAAAATAAAAGAGGTTCTTTTGGGACTTTAATAAAAGGAAACTCTTTTGACGATATGCTCAAATGTTTGCCAACGTATGCTCAGGATGGTTTAAAAATAAATCAATCAGAGTTTCCTGTTTGGAAAAAGTATTATATCCGGGCAAATAGAGAGTTTTACAAAAAGCACAAAGAGTGGTTGGATAATTGGATTCCAAAAATATTAGAATTTGAGAATAGTCATCAAAAGTTTGAATGGAATTGTGGAGATAAAGGACCATTAACTATCAATGACAAAATTGTACAATTCAGACCATCAGGAATAAGAGTTAAGCAACCAACATATTCACCAGCGTTAGTACTAACAACCACACAAATACCTATTTTTCCTTGGTTAGGTAGGTATATGACTAGAAAGGAAGCTGCTAAACTACAATGTATGGAAGATTTAAATGAATTGCCACCTACAGTTGCAAAAGCATTTAGAGCCCTTGGGAATGCTGTCAATGTAGGTGTTGTAAAAAAAATAGCTATTAACTTGATTAGAGAGTATGAATAA
- a CDS encoding SIMPL domain-containing protein produces MKKSFLILAVVAMCTITPSQAQELIPPAQITVSGEGKVKVEPDQAFISISVENKGSDATSVKKENDKTVAEVIKAIKDLKLPKEDVQTKRVSLSSPYDYDKKKYSYVATQTIEILLRDLSKYDIVMEKLIHAGVNTIGTVDFRSSKLAEYQSKARKLAMKEAQLKANDYVSVLGQKVGAAIMISDNSQPNYPRPMMYSSMAKGAASSDMPRETIAIGEIDVTANVTVSFKLN; encoded by the coding sequence ATGAAAAAGTCATTCCTTATACTAGCCGTGGTTGCAATGTGCACTATTACGCCATCACAGGCACAAGAATTAATTCCGCCAGCTCAGATTACCGTTTCGGGAGAAGGCAAAGTTAAAGTAGAGCCAGATCAAGCTTTTATTTCTATTTCGGTTGAAAATAAAGGTAGCGATGCAACTTCTGTAAAGAAAGAGAATGATAAAACGGTTGCTGAGGTTATTAAAGCAATTAAAGATTTAAAACTCCCAAAAGAGGATGTGCAGACAAAACGTGTTTCTTTGAGTTCACCATATGATTACGACAAAAAGAAATATAGTTATGTGGCAACTCAAACCATCGAAATTTTGCTCAGAGACTTATCAAAGTATGATATAGTTATGGAGAAGCTAATACATGCGGGTGTAAATACAATCGGAACCGTAGATTTTAGATCTTCAAAATTGGCCGAATACCAATCGAAAGCTAGAAAGTTGGCGATGAAAGAAGCGCAGTTGAAAGCAAATGACTACGTATCAGTTTTAGGACAAAAAGTTGGTGCAGCGATTATGATTAGTGATAATTCACAACCAAATTACCCGAGGCCAATGATGTATAGCTCAATGGCCAAAGGTGCTGCAAGTAGCGATATGCCAAGAGAAACCATCGCGATTGGCGAAATTGATGTGACTGCAAATGTTACGGTGAGTTTCAAATTGAACTAG
- a CDS encoding SOS response-associated peptidase: MCYHVTQTKMKIEVEKRFDAEVDPTINFAPQNHYNGFDFPPMPIITDQNPAIITHFNWGLIPHWAMDNEIRKSTLNAKIETVTEKPSFRDVANQRCLIIADGYLEWKWLDAKGKNKQKYSIFEPDHGLFAFAGLYSITQNAETGKEQKTFTMLTTEANELMSEIHNSKRRMPIILKREDEQKWLQKDSLQKYAFPYSVELAAEAEKASNEGWTLFDSL, encoded by the coding sequence ATGTGCTACCACGTTACTCAAACAAAAATGAAGATTGAAGTTGAGAAGCGCTTTGACGCTGAGGTTGATCCAACGATCAACTTCGCTCCTCAAAATCACTACAACGGTTTTGACTTTCCCCCGATGCCCATCATCACCGATCAAAATCCGGCAATTATAACTCATTTTAATTGGGGATTGATTCCGCATTGGGCTATGGATAATGAGATTCGGAAAAGTACGCTTAACGCGAAAATAGAAACGGTAACCGAAAAGCCGTCGTTTAGAGACGTGGCAAATCAACGTTGTCTGATTATTGCGGATGGTTATTTAGAATGGAAGTGGCTTGACGCGAAAGGCAAAAACAAGCAGAAATACTCGATTTTCGAACCCGACCACGGATTATTCGCTTTCGCGGGACTTTATTCGATTACTCAAAATGCAGAAACAGGGAAGGAGCAGAAAACTTTTACGATGCTCACTACCGAAGCCAACGAACTAATGTCGGAAATTCATAATAGTAAAAGGCGAATGCCGATTATTTTGAAAAGAGAAGATGAGCAGAAATGGCTTCAGAAAGATTCACTTCAAAAATATGCTTTTCCTTACTCCGTAGAATTGGCCGCAGAAGCAGAAAAAGCTTCAAATGAAGGTTGGACACTTTTTGATTCTTTATAA
- a CDS encoding rhomboid family intramembrane serine protease produces the protein MDLVLIVIIAANALFSFKGFGDMAFFRKFEFHIASIRNGEQYRMFSSAFLHADIGHLAFNMLTLYFFAPVVLMYTNAFSFLLVYFGSLICGSLLTLYLYKDDLNYRAIGASGAVIGVLYSAILLQPEMNLYLFFIPIPIPAYIFGIGYLLYSLYGMRAKRDNTGHTAHFGGAIGGYAITLAKFPEMFTENIFMVVILAIPIIILGVMAKMKKI, from the coding sequence ATGGATTTAGTTTTAATAGTTATTATTGCCGCCAATGCGTTGTTCAGTTTTAAGGGATTTGGAGATATGGCATTCTTCCGAAAATTTGAATTTCACATAGCTTCAATCAGAAATGGTGAGCAATATCGAATGTTTTCCTCGGCATTCTTGCACGCAGATATTGGTCATTTGGCTTTTAATATGTTGACGCTCTATTTCTTTGCACCAGTAGTATTAATGTACACGAATGCATTTTCATTTTTGCTAGTCTATTTCGGAAGTCTTATTTGCGGAAGCTTATTGACTTTATATTTATATAAAGACGATCTAAATTACCGAGCAATTGGAGCTTCGGGAGCCGTAATTGGAGTTTTATACTCGGCGATATTACTTCAGCCGGAGATGAATTTGTATTTATTCTTTATTCCGATCCCGATTCCAGCTTATATTTTTGGAATAGGCTATTTGCTATATTCTCTTTACGGAATGCGTGCCAAGCGAGATAATACTGGGCATACCGCTCACTTTGGTGGAGCAATTGGAGGGTATGCAATTACCTTGGCAAAATTTCCAGAGATGTTTACAGAGAATATTTTTATGGTGGTAATTCTTGCCATTCCTATTATCATTTTGGGTGTGATGGCCAAGATGAAAAAGATTTAG